A window of Clavibacter michiganensis contains these coding sequences:
- a CDS encoding cobalamin-independent methionine synthase II family protein, producing MLDSTDRIQTSHAGSLPRTDALIAANAARADSRKAVIVGGGASSAQAPDPADDGLDAVLADAVDGLVARQREVGITVPGDGEYGKAMSSAIDYGAWWSYSFQRLSGLELVPGGPFSSEPVRSSPGDVRLTTFPDRRDWTIFADAYRDPSSGITVGDAPIEFPSATGPVSYTGHDAIQADIAHLKHALDANGYEEGFITSLSPGSASRIGNLHYATEEEFIWACADAMREEYVAIIDAGLVLQIDDPSIAENWDQINPEPSVEDYLAFTRIRVEALNHALRGLPQERIRFHLCWGSWHGPHTTDIEFRHLVRTMLEIDAGAYSFEGANARHEHEWRVWEDVELPDGKLIVPGVVGHATNVVEHPELVADRIERYARLVGRERVIASTDCGLGGRIHPQIAWAKLESLAQGAEIATRRLWS from the coding sequence ATGCTCGACAGCACAGATCGGATCCAGACGTCCCACGCCGGCAGCCTGCCGCGGACGGACGCGCTCATCGCCGCCAACGCGGCGCGCGCCGACAGCCGGAAGGCCGTGATCGTCGGCGGCGGCGCTTCGTCGGCGCAGGCCCCTGACCCGGCCGACGACGGCCTCGACGCCGTGCTCGCCGACGCGGTCGACGGCCTCGTCGCCCGCCAACGCGAGGTGGGGATCACGGTGCCCGGCGACGGCGAGTACGGCAAGGCCATGTCGAGCGCGATCGACTACGGCGCATGGTGGTCGTACTCGTTCCAGCGCCTGAGCGGGCTCGAGCTCGTGCCGGGCGGGCCCTTCTCCTCGGAGCCCGTGCGCAGCTCGCCCGGGGACGTGCGGCTGACGACCTTCCCCGACCGCCGCGACTGGACGATCTTCGCCGACGCCTACCGCGATCCGTCGAGCGGAATCACCGTGGGCGATGCGCCGATCGAGTTCCCGAGCGCCACCGGGCCGGTCTCCTACACGGGCCACGACGCCATCCAGGCCGACATCGCGCACCTGAAGCACGCGCTCGACGCGAACGGGTACGAGGAGGGGTTCATCACGTCCCTCTCCCCCGGCAGCGCCTCGCGCATCGGCAACCTGCACTACGCGACCGAGGAGGAGTTCATCTGGGCGTGCGCGGATGCGATGCGCGAGGAGTACGTCGCGATCATCGACGCGGGGCTCGTGCTGCAGATCGACGACCCGTCGATCGCGGAGAACTGGGACCAGATCAACCCGGAGCCGAGCGTGGAGGACTACCTCGCGTTCACGCGCATCCGCGTGGAGGCGCTCAACCACGCGCTGCGCGGGCTGCCGCAGGAGCGGATCCGCTTCCACCTCTGTTGGGGCTCGTGGCACGGGCCGCACACGACGGACATCGAATTCCGGCACCTGGTGCGGACGATGCTCGAGATCGACGCGGGCGCGTACTCGTTCGAGGGCGCGAACGCACGGCACGAGCACGAGTGGCGCGTGTGGGAGGACGTAGAGCTGCCCGACGGGAAGCTCATCGTACCGGGCGTCGTGGGGCACGCGACCAACGTGGTCGAGCACCCGGAGCTCGTGGCCGACCGGATCGAGCGCTACGCGCGGCTCGTAGGCCGGGAGCGCGTGATCGCGTCGACCGACTGCGGGCTCGGCGGGCGGATCCACCCGCAGATCGCGTGGGCGAAGCTCGAGAGCCTGGCGCAGGGCGCGGAGATCGCGACCCGGCGGCTCTGGAGCTGA
- a CDS encoding adenine phosphoribosyltransferase encodes MPETPASDLVRSLLLTVPDFPQPGILFRDLTPVLADGPALRAVVDDLVAACGPVDAVAGVEARGFLLAAAAAYASGVGTLAVRKAGKLPGEVLRETYALEYGEAAIELHPGQLAPGSRVLLLDDVLATGGTLEAAARLLERAGYEVAGIGVVLELADLGGRERLAGHDVRAILTL; translated from the coding sequence GTGCCCGAGACCCCCGCATCCGACCTCGTCCGCTCCCTGCTGCTCACCGTCCCCGACTTCCCCCAGCCGGGGATCCTCTTCCGCGACCTGACGCCCGTCCTCGCCGACGGCCCGGCCCTGCGCGCCGTGGTCGACGACCTCGTGGCCGCGTGCGGACCCGTCGACGCGGTCGCCGGGGTCGAGGCGCGCGGCTTCCTGCTCGCCGCGGCCGCCGCGTACGCGTCCGGCGTCGGCACGCTCGCGGTCCGCAAGGCCGGCAAGCTGCCCGGCGAGGTGCTCCGCGAGACCTACGCGCTCGAGTACGGCGAGGCGGCCATCGAGCTGCACCCCGGCCAGCTGGCACCCGGATCCCGCGTGCTGCTCCTCGACGACGTCCTCGCCACCGGCGGCACCCTCGAGGCGGCCGCGCGGCTGCTGGAGCGCGCCGGCTACGAGGTGGCGGGCATCGGCGTCGTGCTCGAGCTCGCCGACCTCGGCGGTCGGGAGAGGCTCGCCGGCCACGACGTGCGCGCCATCCTCACGCTCTGA
- a CDS encoding M50 family metallopeptidase has product MDPVEIVRDVVARATAVEAPLETGPALVAVALAAVLVLVPAAWRLTRHAVTIVHEGGHGLAATLSGRRLAGIRLHSDTSGLTVSVGRPRGPGMVVTLLAGYPAPALAGLGAAWLAGTGRSAAVLWLWLLLLALVVIQVRNWFGLWSCLVAGVVVGVVAGAAPIVVQGVAAHALALFLLLGALRATLELQRSRSRRGGGASDADQLGRLTHLPGILWVGVLVVVAAACLVGGVVLLGIPALLAA; this is encoded by the coding sequence ATGGACCCCGTCGAGATCGTCCGCGACGTCGTCGCGCGCGCGACCGCCGTCGAGGCGCCGCTCGAGACGGGACCGGCGCTCGTCGCCGTCGCGCTCGCCGCGGTGCTCGTGCTCGTGCCGGCGGCATGGCGGCTCACCCGGCACGCGGTGACGATCGTGCACGAGGGCGGCCACGGGCTCGCGGCGACGCTGAGCGGGCGGCGGCTCGCGGGCATCCGGCTGCACTCCGACACCTCGGGCCTCACCGTGAGCGTCGGCCGGCCGCGCGGACCGGGCATGGTCGTCACGCTGCTCGCCGGCTACCCGGCGCCCGCGCTCGCGGGGCTCGGGGCCGCGTGGCTCGCGGGAACCGGGCGCTCGGCCGCGGTCCTCTGGCTGTGGCTGCTGCTGCTCGCGCTCGTCGTGATCCAGGTGCGCAACTGGTTCGGGCTGTGGTCGTGCCTCGTCGCCGGCGTGGTGGTGGGCGTGGTCGCGGGTGCGGCCCCGATCGTGGTGCAGGGCGTCGCGGCGCACGCCCTCGCGCTGTTCCTGCTGCTCGGCGCGCTGCGGGCGACGCTCGAGCTGCAGCGGTCGCGCTCCCGACGTGGCGGCGGCGCGTCCGACGCCGACCAGCTCGGGCGGCTCACGCACCTGCCGGGGATCCTGTGGGTCGGCGTGCTCGTCGTCGTCGCGGCCGCCTGCCTCGTCGGCGGCGTCGTGCTGCTCGGGATCCCGGCGCTCCTCGCCGCCTGA
- a CDS encoding aldo/keto reductase, with amino-acid sequence MTTIPTLELSDGNRIPAIGLGTYGLDDDAGAELVSGAIGAGYRLLDTALNYGNEAAVGDGMRRSGVPREELFLTTKLPGRHHGYDETIASFEESRASLGVDYVDLYLIHWPNPSVDRYVDSWRAFIELKERGLVRSIGVSNFTPAHLTRIQDETGVLPVVNQVELHPTFAQADLRAFHAEHGIVTESWSPLGTRERLMQDPAVVAAAEAHGVTPTQAVLRWHVQSGALPIPRSTDPERQRQNLDVFGFELTEEEVRAIGSGPQSRLWDGDPDTHEEM; translated from the coding sequence ATGACCACGATCCCCACACTGGAACTGTCCGACGGGAACCGCATCCCCGCCATCGGCCTCGGCACGTACGGGCTGGACGACGACGCGGGCGCCGAGCTCGTCTCCGGCGCGATCGGCGCCGGCTACCGCCTGCTCGACACGGCTCTCAACTACGGCAACGAGGCCGCGGTGGGCGACGGGATGCGCCGCTCCGGCGTCCCGCGCGAGGAGCTCTTCCTCACCACCAAGCTGCCCGGCCGCCACCACGGCTACGACGAGACGATCGCGTCCTTCGAGGAGTCGCGAGCTTCGCTCGGCGTCGACTACGTGGACCTCTACCTCATCCACTGGCCGAACCCGAGCGTCGACAGATACGTCGACAGCTGGCGCGCGTTCATCGAGCTGAAGGAGCGCGGGCTCGTCCGCTCTATCGGCGTCTCCAACTTCACGCCCGCGCACCTCACGCGCATCCAGGACGAGACGGGCGTGCTGCCCGTCGTCAATCAGGTGGAGCTGCACCCGACCTTCGCGCAGGCGGATCTCCGCGCGTTCCACGCCGAGCACGGCATCGTGACGGAGAGCTGGTCGCCGCTCGGCACCCGCGAGCGGCTCATGCAGGACCCCGCCGTCGTGGCGGCCGCCGAGGCGCACGGCGTCACGCCGACGCAGGCCGTGCTGCGCTGGCACGTCCAGTCGGGCGCTCTGCCGATCCCGCGGTCCACGGATCCCGAGCGCCAGCGCCAGAACCTCGACGTCTTCGGCTTCGAGCTCACCGAGGAGGAGGTGCGCGCGATCGGCTCCGGCCCGCAGTCGCGCCTCTGGGACGGCGACCCGGACACGCACGAGGAGATGTAG
- a CDS encoding signal peptidase II, protein MTTAPAAARRPRTSRPVVVALAVVVVVVGFVLDQLSKRWAVDALGGGETIPLFPTARFALVYNPGVSFGMGAEVGPLLTVGIMALALGLAVWVGWQIRHRASLLQVLLLSAVLAGALGNLFDRITRAEDGPLSGHVVDFIAVEWFAVFNVADILTVCGMIAWALTTVFGRDHVADAREADGVAEADDAAVDPAPDTGSAATDRA, encoded by the coding sequence GTGACCACCGCACCTGCCGCCGCACGCCGTCCCCGCACCTCCCGCCCCGTCGTCGTGGCGCTCGCGGTCGTCGTGGTCGTGGTCGGCTTCGTCCTCGACCAGCTCAGCAAGCGCTGGGCCGTCGACGCCCTCGGTGGCGGCGAGACCATCCCGCTGTTCCCGACCGCGCGCTTCGCCCTCGTCTACAACCCGGGCGTCTCCTTCGGCATGGGCGCCGAGGTCGGGCCGCTGCTCACCGTCGGGATCATGGCGCTCGCGCTCGGCCTCGCCGTGTGGGTCGGCTGGCAGATCCGGCACCGCGCGTCGCTCCTGCAGGTGCTGCTGCTCTCGGCCGTGCTCGCGGGCGCGCTCGGCAACCTCTTCGACCGCATCACGCGCGCGGAGGACGGGCCGCTGTCCGGCCACGTCGTCGACTTCATCGCCGTCGAGTGGTTCGCGGTCTTCAACGTGGCCGACATCCTCACTGTCTGCGGCATGATCGCGTGGGCGCTCACCACCGTGTTCGGGCGCGACCACGTGGCCGACGCGCGCGAGGCGGATGGCGTCGCGGAGGCGGACGACGCGGCCGTCGACCCGGCCCCCGACACCGGATCCGCGGCCACCGACCGCGCCTGA
- a CDS encoding type 1 glutamine amidotransferase domain-containing protein has translation MTGESIQGRTVAFLLTDGFEQVELTEPWKAVQEAGGKPVLVSPKSDTVQGLNHIDKADTFDVDVQVKDADAADYDGLVLPGGVVNADDLRVDADSVAFAKAFFTAGKPVASICHAPWILIEAGVVDGRRMTSYPTLATDLRNAGAEWVDEEVVVDSGFVTSRNPDDLPAFNAKLIEEIAEGEHDEQHA, from the coding sequence ATGACCGGAGAGAGCATCCAGGGCCGCACGGTGGCCTTCCTGCTGACGGACGGCTTCGAGCAGGTCGAGCTGACGGAGCCGTGGAAGGCCGTGCAGGAGGCCGGCGGGAAGCCCGTCCTCGTGTCCCCGAAGTCGGACACCGTGCAGGGGCTGAACCACATCGACAAGGCCGACACGTTCGACGTGGACGTGCAGGTGAAGGACGCCGACGCGGCCGACTACGACGGCCTCGTGCTGCCCGGCGGCGTCGTGAACGCGGACGACCTCCGCGTCGACGCCGACTCGGTCGCCTTCGCCAAGGCGTTCTTCACCGCCGGCAAGCCCGTCGCGTCCATCTGCCACGCGCCGTGGATCCTGATCGAGGCCGGCGTGGTCGACGGCCGCCGCATGACCTCGTACCCGACCCTCGCGACCGACCTCCGCAACGCGGGCGCCGAGTGGGTCGACGAGGAGGTCGTGGTCGACAGCGGCTTCGTCACGAGCCGCAACCCGGACGACCTGCCCGCGTTCAACGCGAAGCTGATCGAGGAGATCGCCGAGGGCGAGCACGACGAGCAGCACGCCTGA
- a CDS encoding SMP-30/gluconolactonase/LRE family protein, which translates to MTVLTSDLRVLRDARAILVESLWWDPAGDVMWNDITAGTLHRSPWEGAADGSDDTVLELPPPLASFQPADDGGFVAGLGDRIVLVDRAGRITRELARVEHAHGGIRLNEGKVDPEGRFVIGSMDVTDGEPDAAVYSIDGSGALRTLLGGFAVTNGFEWTDGGRTMILTDTGQQTVYRAPYSADGELGELERWIRGEMSDGLTLDVEGYAWNGIYGGGKVIRWAPDGTKDLEFEVPAPNVTSVAFAGPDLRTLVIGTARENLTEEQLEEHPLSGGVFAIDTAVSGRPVSVFRT; encoded by the coding sequence ATGACCGTCCTCACGTCCGACCTCCGCGTCCTGCGCGACGCCCGCGCGATCCTCGTCGAGAGCCTCTGGTGGGATCCGGCGGGCGACGTGATGTGGAACGACATCACCGCGGGCACGCTGCACCGCAGCCCGTGGGAGGGCGCGGCCGACGGATCAGACGACACCGTGCTGGAGCTGCCGCCGCCGCTCGCGTCCTTCCAGCCGGCCGACGACGGCGGCTTCGTCGCGGGGCTCGGCGACCGCATCGTGCTGGTCGACCGCGCGGGCCGGATCACGCGGGAGCTCGCCCGGGTGGAGCACGCCCACGGCGGCATCCGGCTCAACGAGGGAAAGGTCGATCCGGAGGGCCGCTTCGTCATCGGCTCCATGGACGTCACCGACGGCGAGCCCGACGCGGCCGTCTACTCGATCGACGGATCCGGCGCCCTGCGCACGCTCCTCGGCGGCTTCGCGGTCACGAACGGCTTCGAGTGGACCGACGGCGGCCGGACCATGATCCTCACGGACACGGGGCAGCAGACCGTGTACCGCGCGCCCTACTCCGCCGACGGCGAGCTCGGGGAGCTCGAGCGCTGGATCCGTGGGGAGATGAGCGACGGCCTCACCCTGGACGTGGAGGGGTACGCGTGGAACGGGATCTACGGCGGCGGGAAGGTGATCCGCTGGGCGCCCGACGGCACGAAGGACCTCGAGTTCGAGGTCCCGGCGCCGAACGTCACCTCGGTCGCCTTCGCGGGACCCGACCTCCGCACCCTCGTCATCGGCACCGCCCGCGAGAACCTCACGGAGGAGCAGCTGGAGGAGCACCCGCTCTCCGGCGGAGTCTTCGCGATCGACACCGCCGTGTCCGGACGACCGGTGTCCGTCTTCCGCACCTGA
- a CDS encoding Dps family protein, whose translation MTTTVERPTSASEKATQPEGSKKTKRQNVERGFTASEQLHESMQKVLVDLIELHIQGKQAHWNVVGKNFRDLHLQLDEIIDSAREFSDDLAERMRALHATPDGRSDTVAETTTLPEYPQGEVDTAETVDLVTQRLEAAVHTMREVHDDVDEEDPTTADLLHGFITALEQYAWMVSAENRRVGSAAE comes from the coding sequence ATGACCACGACCGTCGAACGCCCCACCAGCGCATCCGAGAAGGCCACCCAGCCCGAGGGCTCGAAGAAGACCAAGCGGCAGAACGTCGAGCGGGGCTTCACGGCCAGCGAGCAGCTGCACGAGAGCATGCAGAAGGTGCTCGTCGACCTCATCGAGCTGCACATCCAGGGCAAGCAGGCGCACTGGAACGTCGTCGGCAAGAACTTCCGCGACCTCCACCTCCAGCTCGACGAGATCATCGACTCGGCGCGCGAGTTCAGCGACGACCTGGCCGAGCGCATGCGCGCCCTGCACGCCACGCCGGACGGCCGCAGCGACACCGTCGCCGAGACCACGACGCTCCCCGAGTACCCGCAGGGCGAGGTCGACACGGCCGAGACCGTGGACCTGGTGACCCAGCGCCTCGAGGCCGCCGTGCACACCATGCGCGAGGTCCACGACGACGTCGACGAGGAGGACCCGACCACCGCTGACCTGCTCCACGGCTTCATCACCGCGCTCGAGCAGTACGCGTGGATGGTCTCCGCGGAGAACCGCCGCGTCGGCTCGGCCGCCGAGTAG
- a CDS encoding SDR family NAD(P)-dependent oxidoreductase, with protein sequence MDLGITGKTALITGADSGIGWETARILLSEGATVVLSDQDQGSLDEAAAKLDGGDRVHAFAADVTSVESLAALHDKVQEAVGDIDILVQSAGITGAQGLFHEIDDEGWTNTIEVDLMGPVRLVKRFLPSLRKGGWGRIVFLASEDAVQPYDDELPYCAAKAGILALSKGLSRSYAKEGLLVNAVSPAFIHTPMTDAMMEKRADQLGTSTDDAIESFLDEERPYMELKRRGEPAEVANVVAFLCSDLASFVNGSNYRVDSGSVATI encoded by the coding sequence ATGGACCTCGGGATCACAGGCAAGACCGCGCTCATCACGGGCGCCGACTCGGGGATCGGGTGGGAGACCGCCCGCATCCTCCTCAGCGAGGGCGCGACCGTCGTCCTCAGCGACCAGGACCAGGGATCGCTCGACGAGGCCGCCGCGAAGCTCGACGGCGGCGACCGCGTGCACGCGTTCGCGGCCGACGTGACGAGCGTCGAGTCGCTCGCCGCGCTGCACGACAAGGTGCAGGAGGCGGTCGGCGACATCGACATCCTCGTGCAGTCCGCGGGCATCACGGGCGCACAGGGCCTCTTCCACGAGATCGACGACGAGGGCTGGACGAACACCATCGAGGTCGACCTCATGGGACCCGTGCGGCTCGTGAAGCGGTTCCTCCCGTCGCTCCGCAAGGGCGGCTGGGGCCGGATCGTGTTCCTCGCCTCCGAGGACGCCGTGCAGCCGTACGACGACGAGCTCCCCTACTGCGCCGCCAAGGCCGGGATCCTCGCGCTGTCGAAGGGCCTGTCGCGCAGCTACGCGAAGGAGGGCCTGCTCGTGAACGCGGTCTCGCCCGCCTTCATCCACACGCCCATGACCGACGCGATGATGGAGAAGCGCGCCGACCAGCTGGGCACCTCGACGGACGACGCGATCGAGTCGTTCCTCGACGAGGAGCGCCCCTACATGGAGCTCAAGCGCCGCGGCGAGCCCGCCGAGGTCGCCAACGTGGTCGCGTTCCTCTGCTCCGACCTCGCGTCGTTCGTGAACGGATCCAACTACCGCGTCGACTCCGGATCGGTGGCGACGATCTGA
- a CDS encoding DUF2945 domain-containing protein, which yields MAGLKKGDHVTWNTPQGETHGKVVEEKTKDFQHDGQHFTASGDEPAYIVESDKSGKTAAHKGSALTKKK from the coding sequence ATGGCCGGTCTCAAGAAGGGCGACCACGTCACCTGGAACACGCCCCAGGGCGAGACGCACGGCAAGGTCGTCGAGGAGAAGACGAAGGACTTCCAGCACGACGGGCAGCACTTCACCGCGTCGGGCGACGAGCCCGCCTACATCGTGGAGAGCGACAAGTCCGGCAAGACCGCGGCCCACAAGGGATCCGCGCTGACGAAGAAGAAGTAG
- a CDS encoding sensor histidine kinase yields MDTGTAAVTRSTSTASPRRRSGAELAIDAIAGLLIAGLAVVPPVDVQEASLLVAALAFAAIIVRSVLPGTALVLAWAMALAQWQLGERPGFADVALLLVLYSTARRGSRPTAVLGAASALVGGSVATVYLLQTGARFSVLTQPGGPGGVIFAAAPVLALLLAWLTGLVVRVIRSRTAESRLRVQAEDTAVKAVDLAQAETLRASMARDVHDIVGHSLAVIIAQADSVQFLDDEERIRGVSATIADTARRSLAEVREVLSGTSTAEADDGPEDLDAVVAQVRAAGVDLAHEVRGARRAVDPARQVVIRRVAQEMTTNAMRHGEPGGRIRLRETWRTADVVLEVENPVALRGPAPDHVDPLGLGALRVGTGVEGMRARLAAVGGDLEAEPVDDLFTARARIPLPAAHPIPTVPGGRP; encoded by the coding sequence ATGGACACCGGGACCGCAGCCGTGACGCGCTCGACGTCGACGGCGTCACCCCGTCGCCGTAGCGGTGCCGAGCTCGCGATCGACGCGATCGCCGGACTCCTGATCGCCGGCCTCGCCGTGGTCCCGCCCGTGGACGTGCAGGAGGCGAGCCTCCTCGTCGCCGCGCTGGCGTTCGCCGCCATCATCGTGCGCTCGGTCCTCCCGGGCACCGCGCTCGTCCTGGCCTGGGCGATGGCGTTGGCGCAGTGGCAGCTGGGCGAGCGGCCCGGCTTCGCCGACGTGGCGCTGCTCCTCGTGCTCTACTCGACGGCGCGACGCGGATCCCGCCCGACCGCCGTCCTCGGCGCCGCGTCCGCCCTCGTCGGCGGCTCGGTGGCCACCGTCTACCTCCTGCAGACGGGCGCGCGCTTCTCCGTCCTGACGCAGCCCGGCGGCCCCGGCGGCGTGATCTTCGCCGCGGCGCCCGTCCTCGCCCTCCTCCTCGCGTGGCTGACCGGCCTCGTGGTGCGCGTGATCCGCTCCCGCACCGCCGAGTCGCGCCTCCGCGTCCAGGCCGAGGACACCGCCGTGAAGGCCGTCGACCTCGCGCAGGCCGAGACGCTGCGGGCGAGCATGGCGCGCGACGTGCACGACATCGTGGGGCACTCGCTCGCGGTGATCATCGCGCAGGCCGACTCCGTGCAGTTCCTCGACGACGAGGAGCGGATCCGCGGAGTCTCCGCCACCATCGCCGACACCGCCCGCCGCTCGCTCGCCGAGGTGCGCGAGGTGCTGAGCGGCACCAGCACGGCCGAGGCCGACGACGGGCCCGAGGACCTCGACGCGGTCGTCGCGCAGGTGCGGGCAGCGGGCGTCGACCTGGCGCACGAGGTGCGCGGCGCGCGCCGGGCAGTGGATCCCGCGCGCCAGGTGGTCATCCGCCGCGTCGCGCAGGAGATGACGACCAACGCGATGCGCCACGGGGAGCCGGGCGGGCGGATCCGCCTGCGCGAGACCTGGCGGACCGCCGACGTCGTGCTCGAGGTCGAGAACCCCGTCGCCCTGCGCGGTCCCGCGCCCGACCACGTCGATCCGCTCGGGCTGGGCGCGCTGCGCGTCGGCACCGGCGTCGAGGGCATGCGCGCCCGGCTCGCCGCGGTCGGCGGCGACCTCGAGGCCGAGCCCGTCGACGACCTGTTCACCGCCCGCGCCCGCATCCCCCTGCCGGCCGCGCACCCCATCCCCACCGTGCCGGGAGGCCGCCCGTGA
- a CDS encoding response regulator, giving the protein MIRIVLVDDQELFRGGVRVALDAQPDLEVVGEAGDGRQGLAVIDEVRPDVVLLDMRMPVMDGLETVRALFDGTRDAPPRVIVLTTFALDRASATAIRGGASGFLLKDATPAFLAAAIRAVHAGSAVLAPDELTQLFTSDATAAPAPPAPPAFRSLSAREKDVFGHVARGLSNAEVAALEFVSESTVKTHVSSILAKLALRDRVQLVVYAHDHRLVERAGS; this is encoded by the coding sequence GTGATCCGCATCGTGCTCGTCGACGACCAGGAGCTGTTCCGCGGCGGCGTGCGCGTCGCCCTCGACGCCCAGCCCGACCTCGAGGTCGTCGGCGAGGCCGGCGACGGACGGCAGGGGCTCGCCGTGATCGACGAGGTGCGGCCCGACGTCGTGCTCCTCGACATGCGCATGCCCGTGATGGACGGCCTCGAGACCGTGCGGGCGCTCTTCGACGGCACCCGCGACGCCCCGCCCCGCGTGATCGTGCTGACGACGTTCGCGCTGGACCGGGCATCGGCCACGGCCATCCGCGGCGGCGCGAGCGGCTTCCTGCTCAAGGACGCGACGCCCGCCTTCCTCGCCGCGGCGATCCGCGCCGTGCACGCGGGCAGCGCCGTCCTCGCGCCGGACGAGCTCACGCAGCTGTTCACCTCGGACGCGACGGCCGCCCCCGCTCCCCCGGCGCCGCCCGCGTTCCGGTCGCTGAGCGCGCGCGAGAAGGACGTGTTCGGACACGTCGCGCGCGGCCTCTCGAACGCGGAGGTCGCAGCGCTCGAGTTCGTGAGCGAGTCGACCGTGAAGACGCACGTGAGCAGCATCCTCGCCAAGCTCGCGCTCCGGGACCGCGTGCAGCTCGTCGTGTACGCGCACGACCACCGGCTCGTGGAGCGCGCCGGGTCGTAG
- a CDS encoding D-alanyl-D-alanine carboxypeptidase/D-alanyl-D-alanine-endopeptidase, which yields MTGSRPAPARRPPGRSRSVRRRRDAVLAAVVATAVVGVGLVTGILPSPAGGASADPASCTVDALTGGWSTGTLHLSAAEVDGDAGRALLDVRGDVPAATASTMKVLTAAAAVEGLGPDRRIATRVVQGARADTVVLVGGGDPTLSRLPSGTDGVYPDAPHLDDLARQVLDARRADPDLAGVPIRRLQVDSGLFTGPAWLPEWPLEARRGGSMSNITALMVDGDRDDPAEAYSRRGEKAVARAADAFAALLGDDVAADGPLVTAAPGSAVLGTVESAPVRDLVGYMLTHSDDTLAETLARLVAIETGAGSAAADIRSGTPAALADLDLPTDGVVLVDGSGLSDANRVPAALLTRLMVRVAEHRGDLAIVDAGLAVAGRTGTLAEGGRFTGEADAAAGRIRGKTGTLERMHGLTGIADAADGTEVAFTIWAEDVDPSVPAESARAEIDALATDLHRCGSALGG from the coding sequence ATGACCGGATCCCGCCCCGCGCCCGCCCGACGCCCGCCGGGTCGCTCCCGGTCCGTCCGCCGTCGCCGGGACGCCGTGCTCGCGGCCGTCGTCGCGACCGCGGTGGTCGGTGTCGGGCTCGTCACCGGGATCCTCCCGTCTCCCGCGGGCGGGGCCTCGGCGGATCCCGCGTCCTGCACGGTCGACGCGCTCACGGGCGGCTGGTCCACGGGCACGCTCCACCTCTCGGCTGCGGAGGTCGACGGCGACGCGGGGCGCGCCCTGCTCGACGTGCGCGGCGACGTGCCGGCGGCGACCGCCAGCACCATGAAGGTCCTCACCGCGGCGGCGGCCGTCGAGGGGCTCGGCCCCGACCGGCGCATCGCCACGCGCGTCGTCCAGGGCGCCCGGGCCGACACGGTCGTCCTCGTGGGCGGCGGCGATCCCACGCTCAGCCGCCTGCCGTCCGGCACCGACGGCGTCTACCCCGACGCCCCGCATCTCGACGACCTCGCGCGGCAGGTGCTCGACGCGCGCCGCGCCGATCCCGACCTCGCGGGCGTCCCCATCCGCCGCCTCCAGGTCGACAGCGGGCTGTTCACCGGGCCGGCCTGGCTGCCGGAGTGGCCGCTCGAGGCGAGGCGGGGCGGATCCATGTCGAACATCACGGCGCTCATGGTCGACGGCGACCGCGACGACCCGGCCGAGGCCTACTCGCGCCGCGGCGAGAAGGCGGTCGCGCGCGCGGCCGACGCCTTCGCGGCGCTCCTCGGCGACGACGTGGCGGCCGACGGCCCGCTCGTGACCGCTGCACCCGGATCCGCCGTGCTCGGCACCGTGGAGTCCGCGCCCGTCCGCGACCTCGTCGGCTACATGCTCACCCACTCCGACGACACGCTCGCGGAGACCCTCGCGCGGCTCGTCGCGATCGAGACGGGCGCGGGCAGCGCCGCCGCCGACATCCGGAGCGGCACGCCCGCCGCCCTCGCGGATCTCGACCTGCCGACCGACGGCGTGGTCCTGGTCGACGGCTCGGGCCTCTCGGACGCGAACCGCGTCCCCGCCGCGCTCCTCACGCGGCTCATGGTGCGTGTCGCCGAGCACCGCGGCGACCTCGCGATCGTCGACGCGGGTCTCGCGGTCGCGGGGCGCACGGGCACGCTCGCGGAGGGCGGCCGCTTCACGGGCGAGGCCGACGCCGCGGCCGGCCGGATCCGCGGCAAGACGGGCACGCTCGAGCGGATGCACGGCCTCACCGGCATCGCGGACGCGGCGGACGGCACCGAGGTGGCCTTCACGATCTGGGCAGAGGACGTGGATCCGTCCGTCCCCGCCGAGTCCGCCCGCGCCGAGATCGACGCGCTCGCGACCGACCTGCACCGCTGCGGCAGCGCGCTCGGCGGCTGA